A genomic region of Trifolium pratense cultivar HEN17-A07 linkage group LG3, ARS_RC_1.1, whole genome shotgun sequence contains the following coding sequences:
- the LOC123913759 gene encoding ATP-dependent DNA helicase PIF1-like — protein sequence CEILTMSKNMRLLGGASSADVEQRRLFSECILGVGDGEIRDDNDNDLELKIPSDLLISNSGDPLASIVESTYPQLLQNMNDITYFQNRAILAPKNSIVNIINDYMLDLIPGEEKTYLSYDTPLTQNVDSQTVDDVHTPEFLNTISMSGLPNHKLRLKVGVPVMLLRNLNNKLGLCNGTRLIITRLGKRALEGKIISRSNIRDQVFIPRFSLTPSDVRIPFKFQRRQFPIMIYFAMTINKSRGQSLKHVGIYLPSPVFSHGQLYVAISRVTSRKGLKILIIDDDGEDTIKTSNVVYKEVFH from the exons tgtgaaattttaacaatgagtaaaaacatgaggcttctcggtggtgcttcgagtgcagacgttgaacaaagaagattgttttctgaatgtattttgggtgttggcgatggagaaattagAGATGACAACGACAATGATTTAGAACTTAAA attccatcagatttattgatatcaaattcaggtgatcctcttgcttctatcgttgaaagtacttatccccaacttttacaaaacatgaatgatataacgtatttccaaaatagagctatactagctcctaaaaattcaatagtcaacataataaatgattatatgttggatttaattcctggcgaagaaaaaacatatttgagttatgatactccactcacacaaaatgtagacagtcaaacagtggatgatgttcatactcccgaatttttgaacacgatttctatgtcgggacttccaaatcacaagctgagacttaaagttggagttccagttatgctattaaggaatttgaataacaaattaggattatgcaatggaacaagacttattattacgagattgggaaaacgtgctcttgaaggaaaaattatttcaagaagtaatattcgtgatcaggttttcatacctagattttctctgacaccatctgacgtgagaattccttttaaatttcaacggagacaatttcctataatgatttattttgcgatgactattaataagagtcgaggacaatctttaaagcatgttgggatatatcttccgtcgccggtgttttcacatggtcagttgtatgttgcaatttcaagagttacttctagaaaaggattaaaaatattgatcatcgatgacgacggtgaagatacgattaagacttcgaatgtggtctataaggaagtcttccat
- the LOC123914934 gene encoding uncharacterized protein LOC123914934, with protein MSSSQTSSPAKNDDTTSSYNSLPQQITIAYPLSTVFPDDIVKTKKTTPKKSSKRSQSTSRVPSESKKRGKCSKSKSTLKTVHTMRELYLDNPATANVDVNVEASDSSKKNLSLELDLTETLGLEKPRSAEKLGETSLENPDVVVDDIGANSKANLVSEMTIDENAGSGLDAANDATASEAHVDISTSVVPDSPNSPVVPVNEKDTETSIPADVTTQDKGKSVRMPDTSEANVIDVESLQFKSTPKAGISRRLRSNTGKDIATPSEATKTKIGPKKRWSKVTVPSESKKKIVKRKTVSSSDSDYEEDQDAGASPEASPLRSAKRKRMAPNVPSVPIDNVSFHCVEYVDRWKFVVKRRMAIERNLTEEFLKCQDIVNLLEEAGLLNTVSKLGNCFDKLTREFLVNIPADCDNPLSPEYLKVYVRGKCVDFSPVVINEYLGRSTAPAAELETSMNETCRTITGDKVKAWPRAGKLSAAKLTTKYALLNKIGAANWVPTTHSNSVATGLAKFIYAVGTGTVFDYGTHIFNATILHGSSTAVKMPIAFPTLICGIILSQHPDICTNSDVPVSRPSALTMDFRLLEGKHAADIAVASLKTPAVGMTKRQMIANLREVSNMLGEKKELVDGVIQALELEQSQVNEDGVGPSHGASHDDDLAGGDTVEEEMASDESPSI; from the coding sequence ATGTCAAGTTCTCAAACTTCTTCTCCCGCAAAGAACGACGACACCACATCTTCGTATAACTCTCTTCCGCAACAAATCACCATCGCCTATCCACTTTCAACGGTGTTTCCTGATGATATAGTGAAGACGAAGAAGACCACACCAAAGAAAAGCTCTAAACGAAGCCAATCGACTTCTCGTGTGCCGTCTGAATCGAAGAAAAGGGGTAAGTGTTCCAAATCTAAATCTACGCTTAAAACGGTTCATACAATGCGTGAATTGTATCTTGATAATCCTGCTACTGCAAATGTTGATGTTAATGTTGAAGCATCTGATTCTAGTAAGAAGAATTTAAGTTTGGAATTGGATTTAACTGAAACCCTAGGGTTAGAAAAACCTAGGTCTGCTGAGAAATTGGGGGAAACCTCCTTGGAAAACcctgatgttgttgttgatgatattgGCGCTAACTCTAAGGCCAATCTTGTGTCTGAGATGACAATTGATGAGAATGCAGGTTCTGGGCTAGATGCTGCaaatgatgctacagcatctgaAGCACATGTTGATATTAGTACCTCTGTAGTCCCTGATTCACCAAACTCTCCTGTGGTTCCTGTTAATGAAAAGGATACTGAAACCTCCATCCCTGCTGATGTCACTACACAAGATAAGGGTAAAAGTGTGAGAATGCCTGATACAAGTGAGGCAAATGTAATTGATGTTGAAAGCCTTCAATTCAAGAGTACTCCTAAGGCTGGTATATCTAGGAGGCTGAGAAGTAATACAGGAAAGGATATAGCTACTCCTTCTGAAGCCACCAAAACTAAAATTGGGCCTAAGAAACGGTGGAGCAAAGTCACTGTACCATCTGAAAGTAAGAAGAAGATTGTGAAGAGAAAAACTGTCTCTTCTAGTGACTCTGATTATGAGGAAGATCAAGATGCTGGAGCATCTCCTGAAGCATCTCCTCTGAGATCTGCCAAGAGAAAGAGAATGGCACCTAATGTTCCATCTGTACCAATTGACAATGTCTCTTTCCACTGTGTTGAATATGTTGACAGGTGGAAGTTTGTAGTCAAAAGAAGAATGGCCATTGAAAGGAACCTAACTGAAGAATTTTTGAAATGTCAAGACATTGTGAATTTGCTAGAGGAAGCAGGACTGCTGAATACTGTCTCTAAGTTGGGAAACTGCTTTGACAAGTTGACCAGAGAGTTCCTGGTAAACATCCCAGCTGACTGTGATAACCCTCTGAGTCCTGAGTACTTAAAAGTATATGTGAGAGGCAAATGTGTGGATTTCTCACCAGTTGTCATCAACGAATATCTGGGAAGAAGTACTGCTCCTGCAGCTGAATTAGAGACATCTATGAATGAGACATGCAGGACCATCACTGGTGACAAAGTGAAAGCATGGCCAAGGGCTGGAAAACTATCTGCTGCTAAATTAACCACAAAATATGCTCTGCTAAACAAAATTGGTGCAGCAAACTGGGTACCCACTACACATTCCAACAGTGTAGCTACAGGTTTGGCAAAATTCATATATGCTGTAGGTACAGGTACTGTTTTTGATTATGGCActcatatttttaatgcaacAATTCTCCATGGCTCTTCCACTGCTGTAAAAATGCCAATAGCCTTTCCCACTCTGATCTGTGGCATTATCTTGTCTCAACATCCTGACATTTGCACTAACTCTGATGTGCCTGTCTCTAGACCCTCAGCTTTAACCATGGATTTTAGATTATTGGAAGGAAAACATGCTGCAGACATTGCTGTAGCATCTTTGAAGACACCAGCTGTAGGTATGACCAAGAGACAGATGATTGCTAATCTCAGGGAGGTTAGTAACATGCTAGGTGAGAAGAAGGAGCTGGTAGATGGTGTAATCCAAGCCTTGGAGCTTGAGCAGTCACAGGTAAATGAGGATGGAGTTGGTCCTTCCCATGGTGCTTCTCATGATGATGATCTTGCAGGTGGTGACACTGTAGAAGAGGAAATGGCCTCTGATGAAAGCCCCTCCATATGA